The following nucleotide sequence is from Peribacillus sp. ACCC06369.
AGGATAAAGGATATAAACGTAACTAAACGTAATTGCCAGTGAGAAAAGAAGATGGAAAAAGAACAACGATGCCTCATTCCAAGAAACAGCTCCGATTACAGGAAGGAAATCCACATTCAATAAAAGCTTGTACACTTGTTTACCAGAAAACATTTCGACCCACTTCATTGTCAATCCAAGCATGATTCCATTGGTGAGGCCAATCAGAGAAACTTTATAAAATATTCTACCATTCATCTTCATTTTTGATTGTCCGGTAAAGACGGAAGTTTCCGGTTGCAATCCGTTCGTTCGTACGCTCTTCTATGCGTTGATTACATGTATTGCACATATAGGTATGTATAGGACGGTTGCGAAGTTTCTTAGCTTCTGGGCTATCGTCGGGGATCGATTCAATTTGATCGCATATTACACATTTAACCTTCATATTATTTGAACCTCACTTCAATTTGAATATGCTTTTAAGTATACCAATATTTTTATGGTAAAACGAGGATAAAGTGAAACTAACAAT
It contains:
- a CDS encoding YlaI family protein, encoding MKVKCVICDQIESIPDDSPEAKKLRNRPIHTYMCNTCNQRIEERTNERIATGNFRLYRTIKNEDEW